CATGGTCCTCCCGCAGTGCCACCAGCTGCACAAACCCTTTCCATCCATCGGCTGCCATGTCTCAGTACCAGGGGTTCCCACGAGCACTGGTTTCAGTATGAGCAGAGGGCTAGTGCCAAGGAACACCGGGCTGTTCCTACAGCACCGAGTGTACCCCATTGCCCCCGTTTTCAGATGCAGATAAAGAGCAAGCGCAGTTCAGACTGAGGGATGTGTTACCACCCGCACACAAGGCAAACATGAACGTGGGATTCCCAATGCACCTGCCAATACCAGCCCCATCTGGAAGAAATGGTATTTCTCTTACAGCTCCAGCAGGTTCACAGAGCTCAGGGCTGACCTGAAGCTTTGCAGCAGCTCCGAACAACACGTAGAagcattggggaaaaaaaaaaaaaaagcagccaactTGAACAAAGTTTCCACAGAAAGccgcagctgcctgtgctgcttcTGGGGCGAGAGCCAGAGGTGCCAGAGTCTTCTCCTTGTGGCAGCTCCCCGTTGCAGAAACCTGTGTCAGCTGAGTGCCTGCACTGTGTCAGAGACATCATGAGctctttgctattttttccccccttgcagaTGGAGATGCAGCTGGCTGGGGCCAGGGGAAGCCGACTCACACTGGCTGCTTGGCTCTGAGAACTGAATTCCATAGGCGTTAAAGTCTGCAGAAATGCCCTATGGATTCAGTTCTGCAGCTGGGCAGCAAATAAGCCTCAAACCTTCAGGGAGCACGGCTGTGAGCTGTTCCTCCAAGGAATGTGAAAATCTTTGTTCCCACACGGAGACCAGAGGATGGAGGTGAGTTACGGCCACCACAGTCCCCCTGCGCTCAGAGAGCTGCTCGAGGCGGCAACTGTTTGTGACACGCTTTTCcttaagggaaaacaaaaagcccgactacaaaatgttttcttctgtgtggaAGTGAAATGGCACTAGAGAAAATAAATACGTTGCTGCCTCCTGATGTACTGCATGCGATTGTAAACCTCTGCTAAAAATACACATTGCCAGAACAACAGCCTGGGTGTGCCCAGCAATCTCCTGTTCAGAGTCCgggcagcaaaaccaaacaaaacttggGAGAAGATAAACAGGACGGGCCGGGTAAAGCTAAGGGTTGtgcctgctccctccttgcctgccctggggatgtccccagcagggacaggTATTTGGAGAAAGTTTTTGTGGAGGCAACAGGCTGTCTTTCCTGCTTTGAGTTTTGGGGACCTTTTCCACTATAACATGGTGCAAAGCTGCCACCAGGAACTTATTGGCCGGAGGAGTGGCATTCAGGATAAATTATGTAAGTCCTGGTAATTTACGTAGCATCTGATCATCACCATGGGGCAAACCCCACGCTCCCCTTCACCTTGCCAAGAAGAGCTGGTTTGCACCTGCTCCAAGATCAGCAGACAGCTAACTGCACATCTCCACCTGTGCAGGATACCACGCTTAGCCAAAGAGTAAATACAAGAGAGAGGTATCCGTATTTTTTCCTATACCAGATAACCGAGGGCCAACAGTCATTAGCAGAGGCCTTTGCTGGCACAGTCAGTCCCACAGCCAAGGAGCATCAGCTTGGTGCGAGGTTTCTGCAGCAGTTTTTCTCGTTCAGCCTCTTGCAGGTTTATCTGGCAGCAGAGTTAACCCCTTTTGAAGAAGCTGATTAGAGAAGGGGAAATCCAGAGAGTTGCCGAGACATTCTGGCAAttgtttaaacaaacagaaattgttgcattaacttaaaaaaaacaaccacttcCTTCGACTTTATAGCAATTCAGAGCCACCAAGGGCTGCCTCCGAGGTCACCCTCATGGGCTCTCTCCTTTGCTAGGCAAATGGGGAAcacccagctccctcctgcatTACAAGGCCTTTCTCCCATGTGGCACATCAGATGGGGGCTACAGGGGGACAGATTAGGTCCCCTTTTTCATGTGCATGCTTAGAAAGTCCCTGCTGGTCCCCAAAGAGGAAACAGTCAGGCAACAAGCTAGGGCAAGGCAGGGTGCTGCCAAACAGAGCAAGCAGAATaaccccccagggctgggcaagAGCAACAAGTCAGAAGTCACCCCCAACTTTGCAAAAAGGTTGCAAGTTGTTCACAGGAGAGACTGTTGTCAGATAGctaaaaaacagaaacataagCATTTgcgtttggtttgggtttttttttgttactgtttattTATAATCATTTAAAAGGGACAGTTTACAAGCAAGTCAGACCCAGCCCCTCACAACCCTCCAGGTTTCCAGCACAACTGTCTGAAGTCCACCCTTCCAAGAAACCAAGCTGTGCTTGGTCCAAGAGACCAAGTGCTGTGGTTCATACAAATCCAGTAACCCCGCTGGTGAGCCAGCGCCTCCAACCAGAGCCAAGTCAGACCCAGAGCAGGGTCTCAGGCAGCTATTTCAACAAGGACATGTGGCCAGGAGAACCGAGCACCAGGTTACCAAGCGTGAGAGGATGTGGACACCAGGATCTTCTACCAGCATGTAGGGAAGTGCTGCATACAGGCATCGCATGGTGATTAAGCACAATGGTATGGTCATAAAACAACAGTGACAAGATATGCAGACAATTGCTCTTCACAGTGTTCAAGGACCCCTCTTTCCTCTGGCACCTGCACTGCCCCCAGCTTGGAGGAAATCCTGCTTTGATCTCCTTAACCAAGTGCCAGGAAGGGAGCCAGCTTCCAGGACCTTCCCTTGGACAGGGTAGGAAGAGGCCCATCTTCTAATCAAGGGCTGCTGTCTGGAAATCCCCCCACCTGACTGTGACCACTCAACCAACCCAGTGGAAAGCAAGCGTTCATTTCAAAACCAGGACCAAAGAGCTGATCCGACAGACCAAGTGCCATGTGGTTTCTTCACAGGATGGGCACTGTGCATGAAACAGGGTAAAGCTGCTGTAAgcttgtggaggaagaggagcagttAAAAGCCAAAGAGAGTGGTCGCATCCATTGCTCATGCTACTTGCCAGCTTCACGAAGAACAGCTGCCAACTGGCTCCCACAAGGGCTCTGGAACATCTGTCCTTCAAGCGTTTGACTACATCAACGtcttagtttctttttcttcttacgGTTCCGGTCCTCACTGCTGTCATCTGCCTCACTAGCACTGGCGGTCATAGCTTGctggatgacttttttttccactgcatatTCTTGTTCTCCTACCTTGGGGTCTCCCTTGACCAAGAACTCCCCTTTCCTGTAGGTTATAGAGATGTTGGTCCGTGGGTAGGTGCCATAAACCCTCCGGAGATCATCCTTCAGAAATTCTGGGAGGTCTTTCCTTGGTCCAAACACCTTCCCAAGCTTCCCCCATTGAAGCTCCCCTCTCATTGTGAAGCCTTCTGGCCATGTGTCTCGATACTGATCTGACCTCTGGTAGGCAGCATAGGGATTGTAGTTTGCATAGGGATTGTAGAGAGGGATGGGGACCACAGGAGGGAAGTGCCAGGTGTAGTATGGACGGTAGTAGGGGTTGGAAGCACTGTAGAGATGATGATAATCCACCTGACCTCCCCCATAGTCAGGGTAGCCATTCCGGTCCACCACAAAGGTGATGGGTCGGCTGTAGAAGTTGTGCACGTGGATGGGAGGGAACATCACAGAGCTGGTCATGTCTTCCGCTCTCCCAGTCCGCAGCGGTGGGTAGGTGTAGGCAGAAGGTGGGATCACAGTTGGGTAGTACTCCCGTGGCACAAAGCCAGACTGGTACATGGTACAGCAGCTGGAGTTTACACAGGGGATATTTATCCAGAGCAGTTGCTGAGTCTCGAAAGCTGTGAAGACAGGACGGGAAGAGAAACAATTTACATTGGTTATATACATTCCAGAACCAGGGTGAATAAGGAGATATACCTAGCACTGTAAGCATACCAACTAATTAATAAAAGGAGTTGCCTACATCTGCAGCTTGCAGGGGCAGTAACATGCCAAGAACAAGCGGAGCCGCGTTGCCAGCGACTGCCTGTTAGCTGCTCAGCAAGGCTCATCATCTAACACACCCAAATCTCAGAGTTACAAGGATGGGAACAAGCTGGCATAAAAACCACCGAGGGCAGAAGACATAGCCTCACATCCTCGTGACATGGTTTTGCACTGCTGGGAGGCAGCAAGACAGACTGCAAGAAGCCAGAGACCCTCGAGCAGGCATAAAAATGGGGAAGGCAAGCACAAATGAAAGAAGtccaaaaataaagcaagcaggcaaagagaggaaagaggacacagcccagcccagctgcaaaCGTTTCAGCAGCCATCCTGCCCAGACAAGgacatcttaaataaaaaaaagaaaatcttcaattGTTCTTGACCATCTCCCCATCCTCCCAAAGCCCTGCTTTTATTTTGATAAGCAAGAAAGTGCTGTGCCTACTGTTTGTTTCTAGAGTAAAATCCAGGCACATCTACATTTCTTCCGACAAGCTCTCACGTAAAAGCATCTGGTTTCGGTCTCACTAGTTATCATTCACATTTAAGTGTGCATTTACCTTGAGCAATTCTAACCCACAGCTGAATTTGTTCCTAGCCTGCCCTCATCATACAACAATCCAAGCACCCTCCAGGGTATTAAGCAATGTCCTCCCATGACTCATTGTACTCTCCCCAAGAGCAGGAAGGGAAGCGTGGAGTTTTTGAAAAAGTTTGCTACCAAAGACAGGAAAAGGCCATGCACAGAACTAAAGGCagcaaggcctttttttttttttctatggagtTCAGATCCTACAGGCTTTTTGCTTCAGCACTAACTACAGCTGCCTCTCACACAGGTGTTGAACCAAGATGGTAAGATGAAACTCATCCCTCAGTCCAGTGCTATCCTCCAGCCTAACAGGAAAACTGACAGTCCCCTAAGAACCTGCCTGTCACAGATAGTACACTGGGTACTACACAAtggaggttttccttttttcagccAGCACAAGTTGTTCCTGTCCCTTGAGGTTCATAATCTGCACTAGCACAAGCCTGCTTTTGCCATGGGTGCAGAGCTAGAAGTCTACCCCCTGTGCAGGGGAACAGCACCAGAGTGTTTAGACAAGACCTGGCAGTACCCTTAAACAAGAGTTGCAGCCTAGGAGCCAAAGCCCATCACAACCATCACCTCCCCAGacaggagaggggggaaaaaaaaaaaaagttcaacctAATTTGTTAAAGCCCTTACAAAGAAAGGTTCAAACAGCTTCAGGCAAAGTAAAGAAAGCTCAACTTTGACTGAGGTCTCCCCAGCTCACTAGCAGGtgttggggaggaagagagcagGCACTGTGATGTTTCCTGCATTTAGTCCAGTCCTGCTTTAGTCCAGGCGAGGACTAAAGCCTTGGTGCCCCTCTGTGCTTTGAGGGCTCCCAAACTTCTCCCGAGTTTGCTTGACCACTCTGAAGAGGTTAGAGCTGAGCCTCCTGCAGCAAGGAGCTCCACTGCACCCTGTATGAGCACACTTTGTTAGACCTTTATTGATATGAGACTATTAGCTAGTTTCTAAACACATTGCCTGCCTAACTTACTCAGTACAACCACAAAAATCCAGAGGGGGTATTGTATATCAATAGCAGCACAAGGTGGGTAAATGGAATAAATGGTCTCCTCTTAAAAAACGGTCTCGTTGCCTCTTTTAATCCAGTTCAGCCTGGTATCCCTACTGAGATCCACAGGATCATTTCCACAGAGCCATCATTTGCAGAGAGACCACAGAGCTATCACATCCACTTAGTGAAACAAAGCAAGCCCAGTTTACCCCTCTGGCTGGATCACAGCGTGCTGCTTCATGCCAGCTTGGGACAGCCCCAGGGAAGCTGTTCTTGTCTATCTGATGGCCAGCTCTTCCTCAAAAAGTTATAAGTGTTCCATCTACCATCTGATGCAGTACCCAGCATTTTGGCTGGCAGCATCAGTGCTCCTGGGCCTTCCTGGCAGCTGGGGGAGAAGGGTGTAACAGGTCATCTAAATCACTCGGGTTTTAGTAACAAGGCAGCCCAAGAACAGCTATTAATTGCTTTGATTTTGCACTGGAAAATGATATGGGGAACAAGCCGGTGGCTCAGCCAGGCAGGATGGCCCACAAGAGGAAGCAAACTGAAGAGATAACAGGGGAGATGAGATGAGGATTAAGCAGGGCTGGGAGTGCTCCAGGGCAGCATTGTCACATGTCTGACCACAGAAGTGAAGATATTTCCCTGGAAGCAGATCACCCGGGAGGAAGGTGTTGACAGCCGGCACAGTGCAGACAATACTTTACAGCCCCAGAGGAGGTTTGCAAAACCATCAGGGAAAGTCTTAGCTCAGTGGCTGGGGCTGTCACTGGCATTGGCTTTCCTGGGCTCCACTGCGCAGCTGCCTGGCACTGCCCTGTCCCTCTCTGGCCCCCAGCACAGAGCTCTCCCCCTGTGCCAAGCACCCAGCTCTCAGCACTGCCCTGGCACAGAGTTACCTTTGCAAGCACAAGGGCCCGAATCCCAGCTCCTGGCTTGCAGGGCATGGCACTGCTCTCAGTCATCAGGTGTGCTGCAGCAACATTTCAGTATGCAGGAGACACAAGGCTCCTGCGCTGCCcctccagagctgcagccctgtgcTCCCAGGGGCTGACAACGTGGTTTACCCAACCATTACACCAGTGCCTGTTGTTCATACTGACCTTCAGGCTCGCTTCAGCTTCCAGAGGCAGGTTTTGGGAGACCACAGCTGGAGCAAAGCCCTGCTAGACTCTGCAGGACTGTGAGAGGGTGTGACAAATCCACATGTACACGAAGGAGAGGAGGCTTTCAGAGAACCAGCACCAGCTTGCCTGACCCTGTCCCACACTCACTGGGAAGTGAGAGCAGGCAGTGCCTCAGGGAAAACAGGGTTTGCCAGAAGGGTGATCTTTTGTTAGGACACTTGATGGCTGAAAGGCATTAAAAGCAAGATGCTTAAGAAGAACAACCCCAAACACTGTTACTACCTACTGCTGCCCCTTGAGGAAAGAGTCCAACCCTCAATCTCTTCAACCCTTCCTCTTCACCTGCTCCTACTTCTTTTGTTTCTCCAGAGCCAGCAGCCAGAGGCTGTCCTGGCTTTGGAAGTAAACATCCAACAGCCTCCAGCTCTCCAGGAGCAACTGAATGatgagaagaggagaggagatccTTGCTGACCTGTCTTTTCAGGCTACTATCCACTTTCTTCCCTTGCTCCAATTTCAAGCTCTGCTATGCCTTGTGAAAAATCACCACATCCATTGCCTGGCACCTGGATGTTGTGAGCAGGAAAGGACAAAACAGTCCTTAAAGCTTGAGGTGAGCTCTGCTAAATGCCTCCCTGGTCCTGACAGCCATGAATGTGCACCAGCTTCTTGGTGGCATAGACTGGAAGGATGGATATGCAGGCACCACACTGTCTGTGCCTGGGAGCCAAGCCTCCCCAGCCAGGGCACAGGGAGCTGTGGTTGCCAGCAGAGAGCAACAAGGGACCAACCCAGTAAGAAAGGCCACAGCAAGAGAAAAGGCAGCCTCTCCCTTCTAACTTTTCCAGCAGTTTTGATCTTCCTGGAAAAGGGTTCAACCCCACTTCGCTGGAGCCAAATGAGAAGCCaggcacacaaaaataaaaaggaaagaaaattcccaaGAAGGTCAGAAACAGATGAAATGAGATCATCATCTCTGCTTGGTGAAAATGTGATACTTCAATCTCTTCCCAGGCTTGCCAAAGCTGACTCCAGCAATTCCCTTACCCACCACCAAGCCATCTGGCCAGGCCTCTCCTTCTTCACACATCTTGGTGCAGGTCGAGGAGACTGACACCACAGCTCCCAAAATACTTGATCTGCCAAGCAAAGCGTGCTTTAGTGCCAGCCGACCCAGACAGAGTTGCTATGGAGCAATCAAGAAATGTTTGCAATACAAAACTAGAGAGTACACTTGATAGCTCAAGTACAGAGAAGATTTTGTTTCACCACTCTATTACACAGTTACTTCAGGTGATGAATCCACCACTAGTTAATACAGAAATGCCCAGGGCTGGTAGGGCTGTTCTAGCATcgaaagcagaagaaattacttCCTAGCATTACAGACGAGCATGGTTTTCCTGGACATGTCTCAGGGTGGTAGAGCTTTATTGTCACCCAAGCTAGCTTTGAACTTGTGGAGCTTTCTGTTTAGGTAGCTGTGGAGTACAAAACCCACGGTAAGctgcagaaaacagaggaaagtaTAAATACTCAAGTCCATGCCAGACTGCATATTCTCTAGGAGCTAGATTAAAGTGAGTCTGACTGTAGCATGGGCACAGACCAACATACAAGGTGTGCCACAGTATCCAACATGTGAAGCTTCATACAAGTATCTTGCACATCTGGAGAGATTAGTTTCACCAAAACTAGCAGTTCAAAGAGTGTCACCAAGCCTTCTGTCCACCTGAAGCAGCAGCCAAAGGTAGCTGGGTCCTCAGGTCAGGCTAGCAGCTTGAACAGGTTTAGATGCTTCCTTGGGGAGCATACTGCAAGCCAGCAGAACTGTAGAGACATTTGTCACACAGAAGAGGACATGGCCATCTATTTTACTTTAAGTCTCAACCAAGAGAATTCTTGCCTCATGCCATCGCCCTGTGATCAGCTCCCAAATGAAAAGAACAGGGAGATCCCATTAATTTAGTTTTCCTCTCCACTGTTCCAGCACCCAAGCCTTCAGACTCTTCTTCCTGGCCTTCTTCCTGCCCTgttcttctccccaccccacaaaAACCACAGGTCTATTGCCATTGCTCCGTAGCAACTCCAAAGGGTACAGGGATGAGGTCTGCAAAAGCAACATTTTCCTCTAACCAAAGTGATGAAGTAGTCATGAGTTACTTCCAGTTAGTCTCCCCATT
The sequence above is a segment of the Larus michahellis chromosome 6, bLarMic1.1, whole genome shotgun sequence genome. Coding sequences within it:
- the C6H10orf95 gene encoding uncharacterized protein C10orf95 homolog, producing the protein MYQSGFVPREYYPTVIPPSAYTYPPLRTGRAEDMTSSVMFPPIHVHNFYSRPITFVVDRNGYPDYGGGQVDYHHLYSASNPYYRPYYTWHFPPVVPIPLYNPYANYNPYAAYQRSDQYRDTWPEGFTMRGELQWGKLGKVFGPRKDLPEFLKDDLRRVYGTYPRTNISITYRKGEFLVKGDPKVGEQEYAVEKKVIQQAMTASASEADDSSEDRNRKKKKKLRR